The Streptococcaceae bacterium ESL0687 genome has a segment encoding these proteins:
- a CDS encoding sodium:proton antiporter produces the protein MDHHLMFIIIGFFLALILSNIINRVFPKIPLPFIQVVFGMLLAYSGADEMLKFDPEMFLAFGIAPLLFREGEEADVPGIMKHSRTVLVLVLAVVFITAFVIGFVTHSFFPAIPLAACVAIGASLGPTDAVAVSSLASRFDFPKRIRNILSGEGLLNDASGIIAFQFAILALTTGKFSITNASFQFIVSALGGALIGYLVSWLNSTILSLMEDVAAQDVVGYLLLELIMPLMAFSISELVGVSGIIAVVVAGIMQAAGFKKITLFDAQVNRVSSTIWDMIVFILNGVVFLFLGIELESIALPVLKNNTYSNSKLLVIIIVLTLVLFATRYTILSIFYKFVSLKRKQPFERYRSDINLLTFAGVKGTVSIATIMLIPQAMAQKYNMMIFTTAGVTLLSFLSGIIILPLIAPKKERNVNYFSQISILNDVVEALQEDLAKARVKDGYYATIDNYTNRIQQLILMQESEEATQDFNDLQLMALRIEEDSLDRAYTDGDISIYTYRIYHGYLKELERSIKHNLVSSLTFALTILFRSVHLVLAELVHLGRRKKKESSNIQKVSPEVKQELKDLYLENTELILSAFYNLTDIYDPYLINLLTANRLRSAEIVADGDFTKRLISRYKPNNIDEMTRGYYLERKIIAEYENRGEITSAKARKLRKNVNTLEDYSMNEEYSSLLYDYLDYKGNKN, from the coding sequence ATGGACCATCATCTTATGTTTATTATCATCGGTTTTTTCCTTGCTTTGATCTTATCAAATATAATTAACCGAGTATTTCCTAAAATTCCCCTGCCCTTTATCCAGGTTGTCTTTGGTATGCTTCTGGCCTATTCTGGGGCAGATGAGATGCTAAAGTTTGACCCCGAAATGTTTCTAGCCTTTGGAATTGCTCCCCTCCTTTTTAGGGAGGGAGAAGAGGCTGACGTTCCTGGTATTATGAAACATTCAAGGACTGTTTTAGTTCTTGTCTTAGCTGTTGTCTTTATAACAGCCTTTGTGATTGGATTTGTAACTCATTCCTTCTTTCCAGCTATTCCTCTGGCAGCCTGTGTGGCTATCGGGGCAAGTCTTGGTCCGACCGATGCAGTGGCAGTGTCTTCTTTAGCCTCGAGATTTGACTTTCCTAAAAGGATAAGAAATATCCTATCAGGTGAGGGACTTTTAAATGATGCCAGTGGAATCATCGCCTTCCAGTTTGCTATTTTAGCCTTAACCACAGGTAAGTTTTCCATAACAAATGCAAGTTTTCAATTTATTGTATCAGCCCTAGGTGGTGCCCTAATTGGGTATCTGGTTTCCTGGCTTAATAGCACCATCTTATCTTTGATGGAAGATGTAGCAGCCCAGGATGTGGTTGGTTATCTCTTGTTGGAGCTTATTATGCCTCTTATGGCCTTCAGTATTTCAGAATTAGTTGGTGTTTCAGGGATTATCGCAGTCGTTGTGGCAGGAATTATGCAGGCGGCTGGATTTAAAAAAATCACCCTCTTTGACGCCCAGGTTAACCGGGTATCAAGTACCATTTGGGATATGATTGTTTTCATTCTTAACGGGGTCGTCTTTTTATTCCTTGGAATAGAGCTTGAATCAATCGCCCTACCGGTTCTTAAAAATAACACCTACAGTAATTCCAAGTTATTAGTTATTATTATTGTTTTAACACTAGTGTTATTTGCGACCAGATATACAATCCTTTCAATCTTTTATAAGTTTGTAAGTCTTAAGAGAAAGCAACCCTTTGAAAGATACAGGAGTGATATAAATCTTTTGACCTTTGCAGGGGTCAAGGGGACAGTTAGTATTGCGACCATCATGTTAATCCCGCAGGCTATGGCCCAAAAGTATAACATGATGATTTTTACAACAGCGGGTGTTACTCTTTTATCATTTCTTTCAGGAATTATTATCCTACCTTTGATTGCTCCTAAAAAGGAAAGAAATGTTAACTACTTTAGTCAGATTTCTATCTTAAATGATGTGGTTGAAGCCCTTCAGGAAGATTTAGCCAAGGCCCGGGTTAAGGACGGTTACTATGCGACAATAGATAACTACACCAACCGAATCCAGCAGCTAATTCTGATGCAGGAAAGTGAAGAAGCCACCCAGGATTTCAATGACCTGCAGCTGATGGCTTTAAGGATTGAAGAAGACAGTCTTGACCGAGCTTATACAGACGGGGATATTTCTATTTATACTTATAGGATTTATCACGGCTACCTCAAGGAGCTTGAAAGATCAATCAAGCATAATCTGGTTTCTTCTCTAACCTTCGCCCTAACCATTCTCTTTAGATCCGTTCACCTGGTTCTGGCAGAGCTTGTTCACTTGGGGCGCCGCAAGAAAAAAGAAAGCTCTAATATTCAGAAAGTTAGCCCTGAGGTTAAGCAGGAGTTGAAAGATTTATATCTAGAAAATACGGAATTAATTTTATCAGCCTTTTACAACTTGACTGATATTTATGATCCCTATTTGATTAATCTTTTGACTGCAAATAGATTAAGATCAGCTGAAATTGTTGCTGACGGTGACTTTACTAAACGCCTTATTTCAAGGTACAAGCCTAATAATATTGATGAGATGACCAGGGGTTATTATCTAGAAAGAAAGATAATAGCTGAGTATGAGAACAGAGGGGAGATAACCTCTGCCAAGGCTCGTAAACTTCGAAAAAATGTAAATACCCTGGAAGATTATTCAATGAATGAGGAGTATAGTAGCCTACTTTATGACTATTTGGACTACAAGGGTAATAAAAATTAA
- a CDS encoding universal stress protein gives MEEEYKKILVGVDGSDEADVAFKKAIHAALRNKAQLIIANIIDSRAFQGLSGFEGVIAEDALKSSKEFMKKYEDEAREKGLKDVKSYIEFGSPRAMLSDTIPTEEKVDLIMVGSTGQTAIERLLIGSVAEYIIRHAPCDVLVVRDKKNNK, from the coding sequence ATGGAAGAAGAATACAAAAAAATATTAGTCGGTGTTGATGGTAGTGATGAGGCAGATGTAGCCTTTAAAAAAGCCATTCACGCAGCCCTTAGAAACAAGGCTCAACTTATTATTGCAAATATTATTGATTCCCGTGCCTTCCAAGGTCTTTCAGGCTTTGAAGGTGTTATTGCTGAAGATGCCCTTAAGTCCTCAAAGGAATTTATGAAAAAATACGAGGACGAGGCTCGTGAAAAGGGACTTAAAGATGTTAAAAGCTATATTGAATTTGGAAGTCCAAGGGCCATGCTTTCAGATACTATCCCCACTGAAGAAAAGGTTGACCTGATAATGGTCGGTTCAACAGGACAGACAGCCATTGAAAGACTTTTAATTGGAAGTGTTGCTGAATACATTATTCGCCATGCACCTTGTGATGTCTTAGTTGTCCGTGATAAAAAGAATAATAAATAA
- the rpsA gene encoding 30S ribosomal protein S1 — MNEFEELLNSVGDVKVGDIVKGEILSVDGDQASVAIVGTGVEGVLTLRELTSDRDADINTFVKSGDELELLVVKQIVGKESEGATVFLLSKKRLDARKAWTALEGKEGEVVTVKVLKNVKGGLSVDYQGVRGFIPASMIDTYFVRDTAKFVGQEVEAKIIEVNASENRFILSRKAVVEESAAEARKEVFAKIAEGSIVEGTVARLTDFGAFVDLGGVDGLVHVTELAHGRVRSPKDVVSVGDQVQVKVLKVDEDANRISLSLKATTPGPWENIEEKAAAGTVLDGVVKRLTDFGAFVEIFPGVEGLVHISQISHTRVENPKDVLTAGQEVKVKVLDVKPEEERVSLSIKALEEAPARAPRQDSDNEGRSERSNKPRRNNKRKVQRDYELPETQEGFSLADFLGEDFKLD; from the coding sequence ATGAATGAATTTGAAGAACTATTAAACAGCGTTGGAGATGTCAAAGTTGGTGACATCGTTAAAGGTGAGATCCTTTCAGTAGACGGCGACCAAGCTTCTGTAGCTATCGTTGGAACTGGTGTTGAAGGTGTCCTTACTTTACGTGAACTTACAAGTGATCGTGACGCTGATATAAATACTTTTGTAAAATCAGGTGATGAATTAGAACTTTTAGTTGTAAAACAAATCGTTGGTAAAGAATCTGAAGGTGCAACAGTATTCCTACTTTCTAAGAAACGTCTTGATGCTCGTAAAGCATGGACTGCTCTTGAAGGTAAAGAAGGTGAAGTTGTAACAGTTAAAGTTCTTAAGAACGTTAAAGGTGGACTTTCAGTGGATTATCAAGGTGTACGTGGATTCATCCCAGCATCTATGATTGACACATATTTTGTTCGTGATACTGCTAAATTCGTAGGTCAAGAAGTTGAAGCTAAAATCATCGAAGTTAACGCTTCTGAAAACCGCTTCATCCTTTCTCGTAAAGCAGTAGTTGAAGAATCAGCAGCAGAAGCTCGTAAAGAAGTATTTGCGAAAATCGCTGAAGGTTCAATCGTTGAAGGAACTGTAGCACGTTTAACAGACTTCGGTGCTTTCGTAGACCTTGGTGGTGTTGACGGACTTGTTCACGTTACTGAGCTTGCTCACGGACGTGTAAGAAGCCCTAAAGATGTTGTATCTGTAGGTGACCAAGTACAAGTTAAAGTTCTTAAAGTTGATGAAGATGCTAACCGTATCTCACTATCACTTAAAGCAACTACACCTGGACCATGGGAAAACATTGAAGAAAAAGCTGCTGCTGGAACTGTTCTTGATGGTGTTGTTAAACGCCTTACAGACTTCGGTGCCTTTGTTGAAATTTTCCCAGGTGTTGAAGGATTAGTTCACATCTCACAAATTTCACACACTCGTGTTGAAAATCCAAAAGATGTTCTTACAGCTGGTCAAGAAGTTAAAGTTAAAGTTCTTGATGTTAAACCTGAAGAAGAACGTGTATCACTTTCAATCAAAGCTCTTGAAGAAGCACCAGCACGTGCTCCACGTCAAGACTCTGATAACGAAGGACGTTCAGAACGTTCAAACAAACCACGTCGTAACAACAAACGTAAAGTACAACGTGATTACGAACTTCCAGAAACTCAAGAAGGATTCTCACTTGCGGACTTCCTAGGTGAAGATTTCAAACTTGACTAA
- a CDS encoding type B 50S ribosomal protein L31 gives MKKDIHPNYGPVVFMDTTTGFKFLSGSTKSSKETVEWEDGNTYPLIRVEISSDSHPFYTGRQKFTQADGRVDRFNKKYGLKDENAAE, from the coding sequence ATGAAAAAAGATATCCATCCTAATTATGGACCAGTAGTATTCATGGATACAACAACTGGTTTTAAATTCCTTAGCGGATCAACTAAATCTTCTAAAGAAACAGTTGAATGGGAAGACGGAAACACTTATCCACTAATTCGTGTTGAAATCTCAAGTGATTCACACCCATTCTACACAGGACGTCAAAAATTCACGCAAGCCGACGGACGTGTGGATCGTTTCAACAAAAAATACGGTCTCAAAGACGAAAACGCTGCAGAATAA
- a CDS encoding UDP-N-acetylglucosamine 1-carboxyvinyltransferase — protein MKKILINGGNPIKGEVTISGAKNSIVALIPAAILADDIITLEGVPDISDVASLIEIMEIIGAKIDRQGEVLTIDPRGVKSMPLPYGKINSLRASYYFNGALLGKFGEATVGLPGGCDLGPRPIDLHIKAFEALGARMTYQDNAMHLTTDGKDLKGTHIYMDMVSVGATINTMLAAVKAEGRTVIENAAREPEIIDVATLLNNMGADIKGAGTDEIRINGVKKLGGARHTVIPDRIEAGTYISLAAAYGEGVIVNNVIYEHLESFLAKLEEMGVNMIIREDSIEIKKSSNLKAINIKTVPYPGFATDLQQPVTPLLLTSHGQGKIIDTIYEKRVNHVPELAKMGADIRVDNDMVTYKGPVALHGAEVTATDLRAGAALMNAAIMASGQTKINNIEFILRGYDNVVEKMTGLGVDIKIIEE, from the coding sequence ATGAAAAAAATATTAATTAATGGTGGTAATCCTATCAAGGGTGAGGTAACAATATCTGGAGCAAAAAACAGTATTGTAGCCTTAATTCCAGCAGCTATTTTAGCAGATGATATTATTACCTTAGAAGGTGTTCCAGATATTTCCGATGTGGCAAGCCTAATTGAAATAATGGAAATTATTGGAGCAAAAATTGACCGTCAGGGAGAAGTTTTAACAATTGACCCAAGGGGTGTTAAAAGCATGCCTCTTCCTTATGGTAAAATCAACAGCCTTAGAGCCTCTTATTATTTCAACGGAGCTCTTTTAGGAAAATTTGGTGAGGCTACAGTAGGTCTACCTGGAGGGTGCGACCTTGGTCCCCGTCCAATTGACCTTCATATTAAGGCATTTGAAGCCCTGGGTGCTCGAATGACTTACCAGGACAATGCCATGCACCTTACGACAGACGGAAAAGATCTAAAGGGAACTCATATTTATATGGACATGGTCTCAGTGGGAGCAACCATTAACACTATGCTTGCAGCAGTTAAGGCAGAAGGTCGCACGGTCATTGAAAATGCAGCCCGTGAGCCTGAAATAATTGATGTAGCCACCCTGTTAAACAACATGGGAGCAGATATCAAGGGTGCAGGGACTGATGAGATTAGAATTAATGGAGTTAAAAAATTAGGTGGGGCTAGACATACTGTTATTCCAGACAGGATTGAAGCTGGTACCTATATTTCCCTTGCAGCAGCTTACGGTGAAGGCGTTATTGTCAATAACGTAATCTATGAACACCTGGAATCATTTTTGGCTAAACTTGAGGAAATGGGTGTTAATATGATTATTAGGGAAGATTCGATTGAGATTAAAAAATCATCTAACCTTAAGGCTATCAATATTAAGACAGTACCTTATCCAGGATTTGCAACTGACTTACAGCAGCCAGTAACTCCCCTTCTTCTTACCAGCCATGGTCAAGGTAAAATTATAGACACCATCTACGAAAAAAGGGTAAATCATGTTCCTGAGCTTGCTAAAATGGGAGCTGACATTAGAGTAGATAATGACATGGTAACCTATAAGGGACCAGTAGCCCTTCACGGAGCAGAAGTTACAGCAACTGACCTTCGTGCAGGAGCAGCTCTTATGAATGCGGCCATTATGGCTAGCGGTCAAACTAAAATAAATAATATTGAATTTATTTTAAGGGGCTATGATAATGTTGTTGAAAAAATGACAGGTCTTGGTGTTGATATAAAAATTATTGAAGAATAA
- a CDS encoding bifunctional oligoribonuclease/PAP phosphatase NrnA: MIEIYKKIKEYDTLIIHRHQKPDPDALGSQVGLKEIIKENFPDKKVYAVGYDEPSLTYLAEMDQISDDTYDGALVIVCDTANTPRIDDDRWSTGDFLIKIDHHPNDDAYGDIYYVEDTASSASELIADFALTYDLKLNGKSARMLYAGIVGDTGRFLYPSTSSKTMMIASILREEDFDFAGLARRMDSVDLRIAKLQGYLYENLEIDKNGAAQITITQDVLKKYGVSESEVSAIVGAPGRISSVESWVLFVEQPEGYYRVNLRSKSTVINQIAKRHDGGGHIFASGAKSTSLTENNQIYKELQEAVAGK, translated from the coding sequence ATGATTGAAATTTATAAAAAAATTAAAGAATATGACACATTAATAATCCATCGCCACCAAAAACCAGATCCAGACGCCTTGGGTAGTCAGGTTGGTTTGAAGGAAATTATTAAAGAAAATTTTCCAGATAAAAAGGTCTATGCAGTAGGTTATGATGAGCCAAGCCTGACTTATCTTGCTGAGATGGATCAAATAAGTGATGATACATATGACGGCGCCTTAGTCATTGTCTGTGACACAGCCAATACGCCAAGAATTGATGATGACCGCTGGTCAACAGGAGACTTTCTAATTAAGATTGACCACCACCCTAATGATGACGCCTACGGGGATATTTACTATGTTGAGGACACAGCCTCATCAGCTAGTGAGCTCATTGCTGACTTTGCCCTAACCTATGACTTAAAATTAAATGGCAAGAGCGCAAGGATGCTTTATGCAGGGATTGTTGGTGATACGGGCCGCTTTTTATATCCATCAACAAGCTCAAAAACAATGATGATTGCTTCAATCTTAAGGGAGGAAGACTTTGATTTTGCAGGTCTTGCTCGCAGGATGGATAGCGTAGATTTAAGGATTGCCAAACTTCAAGGTTACCTTTATGAAAATCTTGAAATTGATAAAAACGGAGCAGCACAGATTACAATCACCCAGGATGTATTAAAAAAATACGGAGTAAGTGAGAGTGAGGTTAGTGCTATTGTTGGAGCGCCTGGCAGGATATCATCGGTTGAATCATGGGTTTTATTTGTTGAGCAGCCAGAAGGTTATTACAGGGTCAATCTAAGAAGTAAGTCAACAGTTATAAATCAGATAGCCAAAAGGCATGACGGAGGGGGTCACATCTTTGCAAGTGGTGCCAAGAGTACAAGCCTTACTGAAAACAATCAAATCTATAAAGAGTTACAAGAAGCTGTAGCTGGTAAATAA
- a CDS encoding DRTGG domain-containing protein, with protein sequence MSKHQEIIEYIEDLKVGQKVSVRGLSQKLSVSDGTAYRAIKEAERRGLVAVVDRAGTIRIATKEQKIIERLTYEEIAKISNAEVIGGRDGMDREFNKFAIGAMTKENIKKYLSVGGLLIVGDRKDIQILALKENNAVLVTGGFPIEEEVLVFADKVKVPIMRTTFDTFTVASRINRALSNELIKKDILTVGDIYQENITSLNETSTVKDYNDLVKKTNSSRFVVVNQHHMVVGIVTMRDVVGKASNLTIDKIMTRNPITVFLDTTVASASQRMIFDGFELLPVVSREKLFLGLVSKIDVLRSLQESEEQNQFSHTMSDNLATLINEVQNHYTFKVDPLMMNGAGNISNGVLVEIISNIAGRLMTKTKNKNILVDQLNVYFIDAVNIDDVLEIYPKVISESRREAIIDIEVYLGYKIVSKALVTIQIQ encoded by the coding sequence ATGAGTAAACACCAGGAAATTATTGAATACATTGAAGATTTAAAGGTTGGTCAAAAGGTTAGTGTCCGTGGTCTTTCGCAGAAGCTTTCAGTTAGTGATGGAACAGCTTACAGGGCCATTAAGGAAGCGGAAAGACGTGGACTTGTAGCAGTTGTTGACCGGGCAGGAACAATTAGGATTGCAACCAAGGAACAAAAAATTATTGAGCGTTTGACCTATGAGGAGATTGCTAAAATTTCAAATGCTGAGGTTATCGGCGGCCGTGATGGGATGGACCGGGAGTTTAATAAATTTGCCATCGGTGCCATGACCAAGGAAAATATAAAGAAATATCTTTCAGTTGGTGGCCTTCTAATTGTAGGTGACCGAAAGGATATTCAGATTTTAGCCCTCAAAGAAAACAATGCTGTTCTTGTAACGGGGGGATTTCCAATTGAGGAAGAGGTACTAGTTTTTGCTGATAAGGTCAAGGTTCCCATTATGCGAACAACCTTTGATACCTTTACTGTCGCCAGCAGGATTAACCGGGCCCTTAGTAATGAGCTCATTAAAAAGGATATCCTAACAGTGGGAGATATCTACCAGGAAAATATTACCAGTCTAAATGAGACAAGCACTGTAAAAGACTACAATGATTTGGTCAAAAAGACCAACAGTAGCCGCTTTGTTGTTGTTAACCAGCATCATATGGTTGTTGGAATTGTTACTATGAGAGATGTGGTCGGAAAAGCTTCAAATCTTACCATTGATAAGATTATGACAAGAAATCCGATAACTGTTTTTCTTGATACGACGGTTGCAAGCGCCAGTCAAAGGATGATTTTTGATGGATTCGAACTTTTACCTGTTGTTAGCCGTGAAAAACTTTTTCTGGGTCTTGTAAGTAAAATTGATGTTCTAAGAAGTCTCCAAGAGTCTGAGGAACAAAATCAGTTCTCTCATACCATGAGTGATAATTTGGCTACCCTTATAAATGAGGTTCAAAATCACTATACCTTTAAGGTGGATCCCTTAATGATGAACGGGGCAGGGAATATATCTAATGGAGTGCTTGTTGAAATTATTTCAAATATAGCAGGTAGACTTATGACCAAAACTAAAAATAAAAATATTTTAGTTGACCAATTAAATGTTTATTTTATCGATGCCGTAAATATTGACGATGTACTTGAAATTTATCCCAAAGTAATATCTGAAAGCAGGCGCGAGGCTATCATTGATATAGAGGTTTACCTGGGCTATAAAATTGTAAGCAAGGCACTTGTAACTATACAAATTCAGTAG
- a CDS encoding GNAT family N-acetyltransferase — MNILVELARYNIIETPRLILRPLRIQDARDMYEYASDPENLIFIFPPHKNLAETELSIASHFMEKPLGKWAIELKSEKKMIGTIDFIKVNQKRASATIGYVINKNYWGQGIVTEALRTLIDFSFREFGLKSLDLVADFRNLASKRVAEKAQMKKIKEYKSSNKYTKEIVLFSEYQIERADYLKENE, encoded by the coding sequence ATGAATATTTTAGTAGAGCTTGCTAGGTACAATATTATTGAAACACCTAGGCTTATTTTAAGGCCGTTAAGAATTCAGGATGCAAGGGACATGTATGAGTATGCTTCAGATCCTGAAAATCTAATTTTTATTTTTCCGCCCCATAAAAATTTAGCTGAAACTGAGCTTTCAATTGCTAGCCACTTTATGGAAAAACCTCTAGGTAAATGGGCTATTGAGCTTAAAAGTGAGAAAAAAATGATTGGGACCATTGATTTTATTAAAGTTAATCAAAAGAGGGCCTCTGCTACTATAGGTTACGTGATTAATAAAAACTATTGGGGTCAGGGGATTGTAACGGAGGCTCTTAGAACCTTAATTGATTTTTCCTTTAGGGAATTTGGCCTTAAGAGTCTTGATTTAGTAGCTGATTTTAGAAATCTTGCTAGTAAGAGAGTGGCAGAAAAGGCTCAAATGAAAAAAATTAAGGAATACAAGTCTTCAAATAAATATACCAAGGAAATTGTATTATTTTCTGAGTACCAGATAGAAAGAGCAGATTATTTAAAGGAAAATGAGTAA
- a CDS encoding DUF1694 domain-containing protein — protein sequence MDTNINDRLERSALGEGRFNPDEQKKYLNTFRERIILTINFEDAKKKEVIDNFDPVLSDIEGKYDNIAVKINGNLSDSISMKYKKIAKDHNIPATIISTPLTASRFGVIVHSNIALNADHFDIYERYTNLLKAKEIIKKKKKEGFLKRLFK from the coding sequence ATGGACACTAATATAAATGATCGATTGGAGCGTTCTGCTTTAGGTGAGGGGCGTTTTAATCCAGACGAACAAAAAAAATACCTAAATACCTTCCGGGAAAGAATTATTTTAACTATTAACTTTGAGGATGCCAAGAAAAAAGAAGTTATCGATAATTTTGATCCGGTTTTATCAGACATTGAAGGTAAGTACGACAACATTGCAGTCAAGATTAATGGAAATTTAAGCGATAGTATCAGTATGAAATACAAAAAAATTGCCAAAGATCATAATATACCTGCTACTATCATCTCAACTCCGCTTACCGCATCAAGATTTGGTGTTATTGTTCATTCGAACATAGCCTTAAATGCTGACCACTTCGATATTTATGAACGCTACACCAACCTTTTAAAGGCCAAGGAAATTATTAA